From Stenotrophomonas nitritireducens, the proteins below share one genomic window:
- a CDS encoding HAD-IC family P-type ATPase, with product MVRAIAFDKTGTLTEGKPRITDIKVMQGTTEQELLHVAVAVEALSDHPLAAAIVRDGNTRLGDGPVMVATDLANFAGRGVQAKVNGIDVWIGKAEMFGNDGIGALSAGAESAIEELRNAGRTTMAVRLGDRDLGVIGLMDTPRPEAREALDKLRRLGIQRMIMISGDHQTVAQAVATDVGLNEAWGNLMPDDKVKAIRQLKETERVAMVGDGVNDAPAMASASVGIAMGAASSDVALETADVALMSEDLRQVAFSVALSRRTKRVIRQNVYVSLGVVALLVPATILGLGIGPAVAVHEGSTLLVVFNALRLLGFRQS from the coding sequence ATGGTCCGTGCCATCGCGTTCGACAAGACTGGAACGCTCACTGAAGGCAAGCCGCGAATTACCGACATCAAAGTGATGCAGGGAACGACAGAGCAGGAACTGCTTCACGTTGCCGTCGCCGTCGAGGCTTTAAGTGACCACCCTTTGGCCGCAGCTATCGTTCGAGATGGTAATACTCGCCTGGGCGATGGACCGGTCATGGTAGCGACAGACCTCGCTAACTTCGCTGGAAGAGGCGTTCAGGCGAAGGTGAACGGCATTGACGTGTGGATAGGAAAGGCAGAAATGTTCGGTAACGACGGCATTGGCGCTCTATCCGCGGGTGCGGAGTCTGCCATTGAGGAGCTCCGTAACGCCGGCAGAACCACGATGGCCGTTCGCCTAGGTGATCGCGACCTAGGTGTCATCGGCCTTATGGATACGCCCCGGCCAGAGGCGCGTGAAGCCCTGGACAAGCTAAGGCGCTTGGGCATCCAACGAATGATCATGATCTCTGGCGACCACCAGACTGTAGCTCAAGCCGTGGCAACGGACGTGGGTCTAAACGAGGCATGGGGAAATCTCATGCCTGACGACAAGGTGAAGGCAATACGTCAGTTGAAGGAGACGGAGCGAGTGGCAATGGTCGGCGACGGTGTGAATGACGCACCCGCAATGGCTAGTGCCAGCGTCGGAATTGCAATGGGTGCCGCCTCTTCGGACGTAGCGCTGGAGACTGCCGACGTCGCGCTTATGTCTGAGGATTTGAGACAGGTTGCATTCTCTGTAGCGCTTAGTCGACGCACGAAACGGGTGATCCGTCAGAACGTGTATGTGAGCCTGGGCGTCGTAGCGTTGTTGGTTCCTGCGACCATCCTAGGTCTTGGCATTGGACCGGCTGTGGCAGTGCATGAAGGTTCAACCTTGTTGGTTGTATTCAATGCGCTGAGGCTCCTTGGCTTCCGTCAGTCGTGA
- a CDS encoding response regulator transcription factor has product MRILVIERDREVALKILAYFEARGHQLDTIGDGIAGLHFAASNGYDAVILDWMLPRMEGPEVLRRLRLNHGVSVPVVMLAAKVALSDKIIAFRSGADDYVTKPFELPELEVRLEALVSRTEGRVTRRRLLIGELTLDLSTLEATRAGKRLHLYPACRKLLEALMRASPAAVTRRQLEHTLWGDDLPDGDLLRSQMSSLRRSIDGPFEEKMIQTLPRVGYRLIPPSRPMPPPGEGRPYDGEA; this is encoded by the coding sequence ATGCGAATTCTAGTGATTGAGCGCGATCGAGAAGTCGCTTTGAAGATTCTGGCCTACTTCGAGGCCCGAGGGCATCAGCTTGATACCATCGGGGACGGCATCGCCGGCCTTCACTTTGCGGCGTCCAATGGTTACGACGCAGTCATTCTTGATTGGATGCTTCCTCGCATGGAAGGCCCGGAGGTTCTGAGAAGGCTGCGGTTGAATCACGGTGTTTCAGTTCCTGTTGTGATGTTGGCTGCAAAGGTTGCGCTCTCGGACAAAATCATCGCTTTCCGCTCCGGTGCAGATGACTATGTGACCAAGCCTTTTGAGCTCCCGGAGCTCGAAGTTCGCCTAGAGGCGTTGGTTTCCCGTACGGAGGGACGCGTAACAAGGAGGCGGCTGCTGATCGGAGAGCTCACGTTGGACCTGAGTACGTTGGAGGCCACACGGGCTGGAAAACGACTGCATCTGTACCCAGCTTGCAGGAAGCTCCTTGAAGCGCTGATGCGGGCAAGTCCTGCCGCTGTGACCAGGCGGCAGCTTGAGCACACTCTCTGGGGTGACGACCTGCCCGACGGGGATCTTCTGCGATCACAGATGTCCAGCCTGCGGCGAAGCATTGATGGTCCGTTTGAGGAAAAGATGATCCAGACGCTGCCGCGGGTTGGGTATCGACTGATACCGCCATCAAGGCCTATGCCCCCCCCCGGGGAAGGGAGGCCCTATGACGGTGAGGCGTAG
- a CDS encoding UvrD-helicase domain-containing protein produces MSSAPSPNRVLLSAAGSGKTTLLVRQALERPGRRIAIVTYTLENLEEIRRSFEVHAGAVPVHVTLHSWYGFLLCQCIRPYQAALCPEPRIETILFVEGVTNNRAPRTQVARHYLAGNRMYSDRAADFAVRCDELTQGQVMARLAAMYDELYIDEVQDLAGFDLDLVERLLKSGIAITLVGDTRQATYATNYAQRHSQYRGPNLAALFQIWEADGLCQLDHRLISLRCVQALCDMADTLYPQMPRTQSGNGEVTGHDGIYLVAPADVEAYMQEFAPTVLRHDRRQACDGLPAVNFGQCKGRTYSRVLIFPNGPLTQYLRTADAARITAPPKYYVAFTRARQSVAFVYAGACALPGYQLYAPANADA; encoded by the coding sequence ATGTCCAGCGCGCCATCACCTAACCGGGTCCTGCTTTCGGCGGCCGGCTCGGGCAAGACCACCTTGCTGGTCCGGCAGGCCCTGGAGCGGCCTGGGCGTCGCATCGCGATTGTCACCTACACGCTGGAGAATCTAGAAGAGATCCGGCGCTCGTTTGAGGTCCACGCCGGTGCGGTCCCCGTGCATGTCACTTTGCACAGCTGGTATGGCTTCCTGCTGTGCCAGTGCATCCGCCCGTACCAGGCAGCGCTTTGCCCTGAGCCTCGCATCGAGACCATCCTGTTCGTAGAAGGTGTCACCAATAACAGGGCCCCACGCACCCAGGTGGCGCGCCACTACTTGGCAGGCAACCGGATGTATTCGGACCGGGCGGCCGATTTCGCTGTGCGCTGCGATGAGCTCACCCAAGGTCAGGTCATGGCACGCCTGGCGGCCATGTACGACGAGCTCTACATCGACGAAGTTCAGGACCTCGCCGGCTTTGATCTGGATCTGGTCGAGCGGCTGTTGAAGAGCGGCATTGCCATCACGTTGGTGGGTGATACGCGGCAGGCGACGTATGCCACCAACTATGCTCAAAGGCACAGCCAGTATCGTGGACCCAATCTGGCAGCGCTGTTTCAGATTTGGGAGGCGGACGGCTTATGCCAGCTGGATCACCGCCTCATCAGCCTTCGCTGCGTCCAGGCCCTGTGCGATATGGCGGACACGCTCTATCCGCAGATGCCGCGAACCCAATCAGGCAATGGCGAGGTCACCGGGCACGATGGCATCTACCTCGTCGCTCCAGCGGATGTTGAAGCGTACATGCAGGAGTTTGCGCCCACCGTGCTCCGGCATGACCGGCGGCAAGCGTGCGACGGACTACCGGCCGTGAACTTTGGGCAGTGCAAGGGCCGCACCTACAGCCGGGTCCTCATCTTTCCGAACGGCCCGCTGACACAGTACCTGCGCACGGCAGATGCAGCGCGTATCACCGCCCCACCAAAGTACTACGTGGCCTTCACCCGGGCGCGGCAAAGCGTGGCCTTTGTGTATGCCGGCGCGTGCGCGTTGCCGGGTTATCAGCTCTATGCGCCCGCCAACGCAGACGCATAG
- a CDS encoding ATP-dependent nuclease has protein sequence MPIERIVIDNFKSFRHLDLPLNAHMNLVVGDNEVGKSTLLEAIHVVVTGQLHGRNLAYELTPYLFHQPAVQEYLATLAAGTPASPPRISIEAYLGADVALASLRGTNNSLRLDTAGIRLLVELNDDYREEFNAYLQQHQGAVSLPVEYYTVRWYSFANNGVTARSIPFDSTIIDTHGIKTLSGADRYIAGIIDQALTPAQRVSLSLSFRRMRQSFSEEADVAAINAYLTEHTGDISHRALTVGVDTSPRSTWETSLSPYLDELPFTQAGKGEQSAVKMKLAMHAAGAAHVLLIEEPENHLSYSSMTQLIDKIAALSTAQQVIIATHSSFVLNKLGVDNVILFSAQGQMKLDQLPSDTHDYFMKLPGHDTLRLILAKQAILVEGPSDELIVQRAYSDHHGVAPMARGVDIISVKSLAFKRFLQIADRLKIQAKVITDNDGDIAVVQERYAEHINAIYYDSDESAPSLEEQLIKANSLAELNTVLGKTFADEVALLKYMKGHKTDTALAIFNSPHSIRFPDYVQRAIT, from the coding sequence ATGCCGATCGAACGTATCGTCATCGACAATTTCAAGTCGTTTCGCCATCTGGACCTGCCCCTCAACGCCCACATGAACCTGGTGGTGGGCGACAACGAGGTCGGTAAGTCCACCCTGCTGGAGGCCATCCACGTGGTGGTCACCGGGCAACTGCATGGGCGCAATCTCGCCTACGAGCTCACGCCCTACCTGTTCCACCAGCCCGCGGTGCAGGAATATCTGGCGACCCTTGCTGCAGGCACGCCGGCTTCGCCGCCACGGATCTCCATCGAAGCCTATCTGGGCGCAGATGTCGCGCTGGCGTCGTTGCGCGGCACCAACAACTCCCTGCGCTTGGATACCGCCGGCATCCGGCTGCTGGTCGAGCTCAACGACGACTACCGCGAGGAGTTCAACGCCTACCTGCAGCAGCACCAGGGTGCGGTCAGCCTGCCGGTGGAGTACTACACGGTGCGCTGGTATTCCTTCGCCAACAATGGCGTCACCGCTCGCAGCATTCCGTTCGATTCGACCATCATCGACACTCACGGCATCAAGACCTTGTCCGGTGCCGATCGCTATATCGCCGGCATCATCGATCAGGCACTGACGCCTGCGCAGCGCGTCTCGCTGTCGTTGAGCTTCCGCCGCATGCGGCAGAGTTTTTCCGAAGAGGCGGACGTGGCGGCCATCAATGCGTACCTGACCGAGCACACCGGGGACATCAGCCACCGGGCGCTGACGGTGGGTGTGGACACATCGCCGCGCTCAACATGGGAAACCAGCTTGTCACCTTACCTGGATGAGCTCCCGTTCACCCAGGCCGGCAAGGGTGAGCAAAGCGCGGTGAAGATGAAGCTGGCGATGCACGCGGCCGGCGCTGCCCACGTGCTGCTGATCGAGGAGCCGGAGAACCATCTGTCCTATTCCAGCATGACCCAGCTGATCGACAAGATTGCGGCCCTCTCCACCGCCCAGCAGGTGATCATCGCCACCCACAGCAGCTTCGTGTTGAATAAGCTGGGCGTGGACAACGTGATCCTGTTCAGCGCGCAGGGCCAGATGAAGCTGGACCAGCTGCCGAGCGATACCCATGACTATTTCATGAAGCTGCCGGGCCACGACACGCTGCGATTGATCCTGGCCAAGCAGGCGATCCTGGTGGAAGGCCCTTCCGACGAGCTGATCGTGCAGCGCGCCTACAGCGACCACCATGGCGTGGCGCCGATGGCTCGCGGCGTAGACATCATTTCGGTCAAGTCGCTGGCATTCAAGCGCTTCTTGCAGATTGCAGATCGGCTGAAAATCCAGGCCAAGGTGATCACCGACAATGATGGCGATATCGCCGTTGTGCAGGAGCGCTATGCCGAACACATCAACGCGATCTATTACGATTCCGACGAAAGCGCCCCATCGCTGGAAGAGCAGCTGATCAAAGCCAACTCGCTGGCCGAACTCAATACCGTGCTGGGCAAGACGTTTGCCGATGAGGTGGCGCTGCTCAAGTACATGAAGGGCCATAAGACCGATACGGCCCTGGCGATCTTCAACAGCCCGCACTCGATCAGGTTCCCGGACTATGTCCAGCGCGCCATCACCTAA
- a CDS encoding DNA-binding protein, translating into MARGGLYKSDIQKARDALRAQGKHPSVDAVRVALGNTGSKTTIHRYLKELEEDEGQGLGAKVAVSDALQDLVGRLAGRLHEEAEAVIAEARQRFEAHLQERSEALERTQQEASTLSAQLQRIETALREEKTTHAAAQQALAERVTEVAQLGERIAGLTARLAEHEAHAQSLEQKHQHAREALEHYRTSVKDQREQEQRRHEHQVQELQVALRQANEALTAKNHELVQLNRDNGQWLERHSRLERELAQVRQAADDQRKELDALRLTAAEYQALLARWTQDAQALESARVKLANAHADLAKERERREQAEAEALRAGVRQDTLEQLLAQLRPDRADSSGTNKNPATK; encoded by the coding sequence ATGGCACGCGGCGGCTTGTACAAGAGCGACATCCAGAAGGCCCGCGATGCGCTGCGGGCACAGGGCAAACACCCGTCGGTGGACGCGGTGCGGGTGGCGCTGGGCAACACCGGCTCCAAGACAACCATTCACCGCTACCTGAAGGAGCTGGAAGAAGATGAAGGGCAAGGCCTTGGCGCCAAGGTCGCGGTCAGCGACGCGCTACAGGACCTGGTCGGTCGGCTTGCCGGTCGCCTACACGAGGAGGCCGAGGCTGTAATCGCCGAGGCCCGGCAGCGCTTCGAAGCGCACTTGCAGGAGCGTAGCGAGGCGCTGGAACGCACCCAGCAGGAGGCGTCCACGCTGAGCGCGCAGCTTCAGCGCATTGAAACTGCCTTACGCGAAGAAAAGACGACCCACGCCGCAGCCCAGCAGGCCTTGGCCGAACGGGTCACCGAGGTCGCGCAGCTCGGCGAACGGATCGCGGGACTGACCGCGCGGCTGGCGGAGCACGAGGCGCATGCCCAGTCGCTGGAGCAGAAGCACCAGCATGCTCGCGAGGCGTTGGAGCACTACCGCACCTCGGTCAAGGACCAACGCGAACAGGAACAGCGCCGCCACGAGCACCAGGTGCAGGAACTGCAGGTCGCGCTGCGCCAGGCCAACGAGGCGCTGACCGCCAAGAACCACGAACTGGTTCAGCTCAACCGCGACAACGGGCAGTGGCTGGAACGCCACAGCCGCCTAGAGAGGGAACTGGCGCAGGTGCGGCAAGCTGCGGACGACCAGCGGAAGGAGCTGGACGCGCTGCGGCTTACGGCTGCGGAGTACCAGGCCTTGCTGGCACGCTGGACCCAGGACGCCCAAGCGTTGGAGAGCGCACGGGTCAAGCTGGCCAATGCTCACGCCGACTTGGCCAAGGAGCGAGAACGGCGTGAACAAGCCGAGGCCGAAGCGTTGCGTGCCGGTGTGCGCCAGGACACCTTGGAGCAGTTGCTGGCGCAGTTGCGGCCCGATCGCGCCGACAGTTCAGGTACCAACAAAAATCCGGCAACCAAATGA
- a CDS encoding helix-turn-helix domain-containing protein yields the protein MISRKKKKFWGAFLHVSRLNPTSAILMGFPWGVRVTLSVDSTPTFARRLQQARLHTGLSQKELGIRAGLDPYVASPRVNQYERGKHEPKLETAERLAQALGIPAAFLYTDDDLLAKLLLRWGSLSKQQKRELVKLIEATPEK from the coding sequence ATGATTTCACGGAAGAAAAAAAAATTCTGGGGGGCATTTTTGCACGTATCTCGGCTTAACCCCACATCCGCCATCCTTATGGGGTTTCCATGGGGGGTGCGCGTGACTTTGTCCGTCGACTCAACACCGACCTTCGCTCGACGCCTCCAACAAGCCCGCCTGCACACGGGTTTGTCGCAGAAGGAGTTGGGCATCCGGGCCGGTCTGGATCCTTACGTGGCCAGCCCCCGAGTCAACCAGTACGAACGTGGCAAGCACGAGCCCAAGCTGGAGACTGCTGAGCGGTTGGCCCAAGCGTTGGGGATCCCCGCCGCCTTCCTTTACACCGACGATGATCTGCTGGCCAAGTTGCTCCTGCGCTGGGGCTCGCTAAGCAAGCAGCAGAAGCGGGAGTTGGTGAAGCTGATCGAGGCCACACCCGAGAAGTAA
- a CDS encoding CopL family metal-binding regulatory protein, with amino-acid sequence MSPVSASSLLLRLLLIVMLVLNGAWSAFASISMNPAMEAQASEVAAAVQGDEDCVAHHSAENHPDATSIERAGTGHGDHAGPDCCKSSACRCACVHACASALPARLHVSVQLALGLDVMPLPLGHAAPALPHLIRPPIG; translated from the coding sequence ATGTCGCCCGTGTCAGCCTCCTCACTTCTACTGCGACTGCTCCTGATCGTCATGCTCGTGCTTAACGGCGCGTGGTCGGCATTTGCGTCGATCAGTATGAACCCGGCCATGGAAGCGCAGGCCAGCGAAGTGGCTGCCGCGGTGCAAGGCGACGAAGACTGCGTCGCCCATCACAGTGCTGAGAATCATCCCGATGCCACCTCGATTGAAAGGGCTGGCACTGGGCATGGCGACCATGCCGGTCCCGACTGTTGCAAGTCTTCTGCGTGCCGGTGCGCCTGCGTACACGCGTGCGCGAGCGCACTTCCGGCGCGCCTGCATGTTTCGGTGCAACTGGCCTTGGGCCTGGATGTCATGCCGCTGCCCCTAGGGCATGCGGCACCTGCCTTGCCTCATCTGATCCGACCACCGATCGGCTAA
- a CDS encoding copper resistance system multicopper oxidase — protein sequence MSHDDFRGPHGGPPLLPSRRRFVQGLALGGAVAGLGFWPKASWALKGPGQPNVLSGTEFDLTIGETPMNFTGKTRTAITVNGSVPAPLLRWREGTTVNLRVSNALPANSLHGADTSIHWHGIILPANMDGVPGLSFDGIGRGETYHYRFTLHQGGTYWYHSHSGFQEQAGLYGPIIIDPLEPEPFSFDRDYVVMLSDWTDLDPTALFDRLKKMPGHDNYYKRTVGDFARDVKRNGLSATLEDRKMWGVMRMTPTDLSDVNANTYTYLMNGTTSLGNWTGLFRSGEKVRLRFINGSAMTYFDVRIPGLKMTVVAADGLYVHPVSVDEFRIAVAETFDVIVEPSGQDAFTIFAQDSGRTGYVSGTLAVREGLRAPVPSVDPRPLLTMADMGMDHGSMDMSGGSKGMEGGCGAAMGMPGMTPPASGNATSAHAGHAMPAAGDGAMAGMQHGGMQSHPASETNNPLLDNQAMSVSSRLDDPGNGLRDNGRHVLTYSMLKSTFEDPDGRDPGREIELHLTGHMEKFSWGFNGQKFSDVKPLRLNYGERMRIVLVNDTMMTHPIHLHGMWSDVEDDNGNFMVRKHTVDMPPGSRRTYRVRADALGSWAFHCHLLYHMEAGMMRTVRVDE from the coding sequence ATGTCGCATGATGATTTTCGTGGTCCACACGGTGGACCGCCGCTGCTACCTTCGCGGCGGCGATTTGTCCAGGGCTTGGCCTTGGGAGGCGCAGTCGCAGGATTAGGTTTCTGGCCCAAAGCCAGTTGGGCGCTCAAGGGCCCGGGACAACCCAACGTACTATCGGGCACCGAGTTTGACCTAACCATCGGCGAGACGCCGATGAACTTCACCGGCAAGACCCGCACCGCGATCACCGTCAATGGGTCCGTTCCGGCGCCGTTGCTGCGTTGGCGGGAAGGCACCACGGTCAACCTGCGTGTCTCCAATGCATTGCCCGCTAACTCCCTCCATGGCGCGGACACCTCCATCCATTGGCACGGCATCATTTTGCCGGCCAACATGGACGGCGTGCCGGGCCTGAGCTTTGACGGTATCGGACGTGGTGAGACCTACCACTACCGGTTCACCCTGCATCAGGGCGGCACCTACTGGTACCACAGCCACTCGGGGTTCCAGGAACAAGCCGGGCTCTATGGCCCGATCATCATCGACCCATTGGAGCCGGAGCCCTTCAGCTTCGATCGCGACTACGTCGTGATGCTGAGCGATTGGACAGACCTGGACCCGACGGCCCTGTTCGATCGTTTGAAGAAGATGCCGGGCCATGACAATTACTACAAGCGCACGGTCGGCGATTTTGCGCGCGATGTGAAGCGCAACGGCCTGTCGGCCACGTTGGAAGATCGCAAGATGTGGGGCGTGATGCGGATGACGCCCACGGATCTGTCCGACGTCAACGCCAACACCTACACCTACCTGATGAACGGCACGACCTCGCTGGGCAACTGGACCGGTTTGTTCCGCAGTGGCGAGAAGGTGCGCCTGCGTTTCATCAATGGCTCTGCCATGACGTACTTCGATGTGCGTATTCCGGGGCTAAAGATGACCGTGGTGGCAGCAGATGGCTTGTATGTCCATCCGGTTTCCGTCGACGAGTTCCGCATCGCGGTAGCAGAAACCTTCGATGTGATCGTGGAGCCCTCCGGGCAGGACGCATTCACCATCTTTGCCCAAGACTCCGGTCGCACCGGCTACGTCAGCGGCACGCTCGCCGTGCGCGAAGGATTACGCGCGCCCGTTCCGTCTGTGGATCCCCGGCCGCTGCTGACGATGGCAGACATGGGCATGGATCATGGATCGATGGATATGTCTGGCGGCAGCAAGGGCATGGAAGGCGGCTGTGGTGCGGCCATGGGCATGCCTGGCATGACCCCACCTGCCAGCGGTAACGCGACCTCGGCCCATGCAGGCCATGCGATGCCCGCCGCCGGCGATGGTGCCATGGCAGGCATGCAGCACGGGGGCATGCAATCACACCCTGCCAGCGAGACCAACAATCCCCTGTTGGACAACCAGGCCATGAGCGTGAGTTCGCGCTTGGATGATCCGGGTAATGGCCTGCGCGATAACGGCCGTCATGTACTGACGTATTCCATGCTCAAGAGCACCTTTGAAGACCCTGACGGACGCGACCCCGGTCGCGAGATCGAGCTGCATCTGACCGGACATATGGAGAAATTCTCCTGGGGCTTCAACGGTCAGAAGTTCTCCGATGTCAAGCCGCTGCGGCTGAACTACGGCGAGCGTATGCGCATCGTATTGGTTAACGACACGATGATGACCCATCCCATCCATTTGCACGGCATGTGGAGTGACGTGGAGGACGACAACGGCAACTTCATGGTGCGCAAGCACACGGTGGATATGCCGCCGGGTAGCCGACGCACGTATCGCGTGCGTGCCGATGCGTTGGGCAGCTGGGCGTTCCATTGCCACCTGCTTTATCACATGGAAGCCGGAATGATGCGCACGGTGAGGGTCGACGAATGA
- a CDS encoding copper resistance protein B, with protein MNINRRDTTLTALTLAISLALANAASAQSMQHGSMPMEQGAQTQTQDHSAQQAPTSKPAPAQKPATPAKPSEATIDHATMGHAAPQAKAAEPAMQGMDHSQMGHVSPASTPAAPTAQAQSMQGMDHSQMAQPAAADTSSTATPAMQGMDHSKMGHGAPPSTPATPKAQTQSMQGMDHSQMGHGPAVPTQPRTPIPAVTDADRKAAIAPEHAHPVHDNSIKSYVLLNRLEAWDADPGTGLGWEGQAWIGTDLNRVWLRSEGERTDGQTESADLEVLYGRSISTWWDVVAGVRHDFKPGASQNFAAIGVQGLAPMKFEVSATAYLGEGGQTAANVEAEYELLLTNRLILQPLVEVTAYGKNDPLRGIGSGLSTAEAGLRLRYEFTRKFAPYIGVVYERAFGNTADMRREHGESFEDTRLVIGLRTWF; from the coding sequence ATGAACATCAATAGACGCGATACCACCCTGACTGCGCTGACGCTGGCTATCTCGCTGGCCCTGGCCAATGCGGCCAGCGCCCAATCCATGCAGCACGGCTCCATGCCGATGGAGCAGGGCGCGCAGACCCAGACTCAGGATCACTCTGCACAACAGGCGCCGACATCAAAACCTGCGCCAGCCCAAAAGCCTGCAACACCGGCCAAGCCGAGCGAAGCGACGATCGATCATGCGACGATGGGCCACGCCGCGCCGCAGGCTAAAGCAGCCGAGCCTGCCATGCAGGGCATGGACCATTCGCAAATGGGGCACGTCTCGCCCGCGAGCACACCTGCGGCGCCCACAGCACAGGCGCAGTCGATGCAGGGCATGGATCACAGTCAGATGGCACAGCCCGCTGCAGCCGACACCTCTAGTACGGCCACGCCTGCGATGCAGGGGATGGACCATTCCAAGATGGGGCACGGCGCGCCTCCGAGCACGCCCGCAACGCCCAAAGCGCAGACACAGTCGATGCAGGGCATGGACCACAGTCAGATGGGACACGGGCCTGCAGTGCCAACGCAGCCGCGCACCCCGATACCCGCGGTGACGGACGCGGATCGCAAGGCGGCCATCGCGCCGGAACACGCGCATCCGGTGCATGACAACTCGATCAAGAGCTACGTGCTGCTCAATCGCCTGGAAGCCTGGGATGCCGATCCGGGCACCGGGCTGGGCTGGGAGGGCCAGGCTTGGATCGGTACGGACCTCAATCGCGTCTGGCTCCGCAGTGAAGGCGAACGCACGGATGGTCAGACCGAGTCGGCTGATCTGGAAGTGCTCTACGGCCGCAGTATCTCCACGTGGTGGGATGTGGTGGCCGGTGTGCGTCATGACTTCAAGCCTGGGGCATCTCAAAACTTCGCCGCTATCGGTGTACAGGGCTTGGCGCCGATGAAGTTCGAAGTGTCCGCCACAGCCTATCTCGGCGAAGGGGGCCAGACTGCCGCCAATGTCGAGGCCGAGTACGAATTGCTGCTAACCAACCGGCTGATCTTGCAGCCGCTGGTGGAAGTCACCGCCTATGGCAAGAACGATCCATTGCGCGGGATAGGTTCGGGTCTGAGTACCGCTGAGGCGGGGCTACGACTTCGTTATGAGTTCACCCGAAAGTTCGCTCCCTACATCGGCGTGGTGTACGAGCGCGCGTTTGGCAATACCGCAGACATGCGACGCGAGCATGGCGAGTCCTTTGAAGACACGCGCTTGGTCATCGGCCTTCGTACCTGGTTCTAA
- a CDS encoding c-type cytochrome: MKSNKRMWVWLGAGVGLVAVAATATVSLGVYNVAADDPHSRPVYALLETARERSIEVRAAKLQVPTNLDDPERIRQGAGNYNAMCVTCHLSPEAAATEMSKGLYPAPPNLSKQSVAPAEAFWVIKHGIKASGMPAWGGSMDDEFIWNMSAFLQKLPTLDKAGYQALVASSDGHSHGGGETQGHHDDEKAEDHPALFEPGNNSMPHAHPPGVDDDHHGPTPSDTEVGLVSHGHPDGKVESHPAPHTPVADDGHAHTH, encoded by the coding sequence ATGAAATCCAACAAAAGGATGTGGGTATGGCTCGGTGCCGGCGTGGGATTGGTTGCGGTCGCGGCAACTGCCACGGTCTCTCTGGGCGTGTACAACGTGGCCGCCGACGATCCGCATAGTCGCCCGGTGTATGCGCTACTTGAAACGGCGCGCGAGCGTTCCATTGAGGTGCGCGCCGCCAAGCTTCAGGTGCCCACGAACCTGGATGATCCTGAGCGTATCCGCCAGGGTGCGGGCAACTACAACGCCATGTGCGTGACCTGCCATCTTTCGCCAGAGGCGGCGGCCACCGAGATGAGCAAGGGCCTGTACCCCGCGCCACCGAACCTAAGCAAACAGTCGGTCGCTCCAGCTGAGGCGTTCTGGGTGATCAAGCACGGCATCAAGGCCAGCGGCATGCCCGCGTGGGGCGGCAGCATGGACGATGAGTTCATCTGGAACATGTCGGCCTTCCTGCAGAAGCTGCCCACGCTGGACAAGGCCGGTTACCAGGCGTTGGTGGCCAGCAGTGATGGTCATTCGCATGGCGGCGGCGAGACGCAAGGCCACCATGACGACGAAAAGGCCGAGGATCACCCTGCCCTATTCGAGCCGGGCAACAACTCCATGCCGCATGCGCACCCGCCGGGCGTGGACGACGATCACCACGGCCCGACACCCAGCGACACGGAAGTCGGGTTGGTGAGCCACGGCCATCCCGACGGCAAGGTGGAGTCGCACCCTGCACCACACACGCCCGTGGCCGATGACGGCCATGCGCACACCCATTGA